Proteins encoded in a region of the Paenibacillus wynnii genome:
- a CDS encoding glycoside hydrolase family 43 protein, with translation MMNSSSITYSNPILPGFYPDPSITRAGDDYYLVCSSFEYFPGVPIFHSRDLVHWTPIGHVLDRISQLDTRSSNSSDGIYAPTIRYHEGTFYMITTDVRGIGNFYVTATDPSGPWSDPVVIPYGGIDPSLMFDEDSKVYVTAQQGADYDSHVIQYEIDIATGEALTEPVIIWNGDGGPWTEGPHLYKINGLYYIMSASGGTAKEHREIIGRSSQPFGPFERLPHPILTHSEMDSPIQFLGHADLIEDRYGDWWAVFLGVRLIDSSYTVLGRETFLAPVSWNEEGWPLIDNNEGTVKLGMSVPRLPGFTPEPTLYGRDDFEAEVLAFTWTFLRNPAQGSWSLSERRGWLTLRGQAGNLNEAGQVSFVGRRQQHVRAEWSTLLEFINPALGEEAGICARLDENAHYEIIMRQQEGQKVISAVLTVGGRTQVVAEVPTTAERVYLKIKAELTDYSLLYSLDGQGWVKLAAGAAYSLSPQAVDGNGFTGVVIGLYATGNGTISSEPACFDWFDYHIL, from the coding sequence ATGATGAATTCATCTTCAATTACTTATTCGAATCCGATTCTTCCTGGATTCTATCCCGACCCGAGTATCACGCGGGCTGGTGATGACTATTATTTGGTTTGCAGTTCCTTCGAGTATTTTCCGGGTGTACCTATATTTCATAGCCGCGACTTGGTTCACTGGACACCAATAGGTCATGTGCTGGACAGAATTAGTCAGTTGGATACACGGAGTAGTAACAGCTCCGATGGGATATATGCACCCACTATCCGCTATCATGAGGGAACCTTCTACATGATAACAACTGACGTACGGGGGATAGGGAACTTTTACGTAACCGCAACGGATCCGTCAGGCCCTTGGTCTGATCCGGTGGTGATTCCCTATGGAGGTATTGATCCTTCCCTCATGTTCGATGAGGACAGCAAAGTCTATGTCACCGCGCAGCAGGGAGCCGATTACGACTCCCATGTTATTCAATATGAGATTGATATTGCGACAGGAGAAGCTTTGACTGAGCCGGTTATCATTTGGAACGGTGACGGCGGACCTTGGACAGAAGGACCACACTTATACAAAATAAATGGGTTGTACTATATTATGAGCGCTTCTGGAGGGACTGCGAAGGAGCATCGTGAAATTATCGGCCGCAGTTCGCAGCCCTTTGGACCCTTTGAAAGATTGCCGCATCCTATTCTGACCCACAGTGAAATGGATAGTCCCATTCAGTTCTTAGGGCATGCTGACTTGATTGAAGACCGCTACGGAGATTGGTGGGCCGTGTTTCTGGGAGTTCGACTTATTGATTCATCCTACACTGTGCTTGGGAGAGAGACCTTTCTTGCCCCGGTAAGTTGGAACGAAGAAGGCTGGCCCCTGATTGATAACAACGAAGGGACGGTCAAGCTTGGAATGAGCGTACCGCGGCTTCCGGGATTCACACCAGAACCCACCCTTTACGGAAGAGATGACTTTGAGGCTGAAGTCTTGGCTTTTACATGGACATTTCTACGGAATCCGGCTCAAGGGAGCTGGTCTCTAAGTGAACGGCGGGGTTGGTTAACCCTTCGGGGACAAGCGGGGAATTTGAATGAAGCGGGTCAGGTTTCATTCGTAGGCAGAAGACAGCAGCATGTTCGGGCGGAATGGAGTACTTTGCTGGAATTTATAAACCCTGCACTTGGTGAAGAGGCTGGAATATGCGCCAGATTGGATGAGAATGCCCATTATGAAATTATTATGAGGCAACAAGAGGGTCAAAAAGTCATTTCAGCGGTATTGACAGTGGGAGGAAGAACGCAGGTCGTAGCTGAAGTTCCAACTACAGCAGAGCGCGTATATCTGAAGATTAAGGCCGAACTTACAGATTATTCATTGTTGTATTCCTTGGATGGTCAAGGGTGGGTCAAGTTGGCTGCCGGAGCGGCTTATTCCCTATCTCCTCAAGCTGTTGATGGAAATGGTTTCACGGGTGTTGTCATCGGGTTGTATGCAACAGGCAACGGAACGATTTCATCGGAGCCGGCCTGCTTTGATTGGTTTGATTATCATATCTTGTAA
- a CDS encoding copper homeostasis protein CutC → MLLEIIATTVKDAVMAERGGADRIELITAVREGGLTPSLALIERVRESVTIPVRVMVRPHARSFRYDEEDIEVMRRDITHIGSVGGLGIVIGMLQHDRTVDEENLRTLLHAADGMEVTFHRAFDEVRNQPEALKVLSQYPEITDILTSGGAATAPEGADQLAKLNSLAAGQSLAILAGAGLTEHNLEAFLQQSGVRRVHFGSAVRVNGDPLMLIDMERLKAIRAILNSSK, encoded by the coding sequence ATGTTACTAGAGATTATTGCTACAACTGTAAAAGATGCCGTTATGGCTGAGCGTGGAGGTGCCGATCGGATCGAGCTGATTACTGCGGTTCGAGAAGGCGGCTTAACTCCTAGTCTTGCACTTATTGAGAGAGTCCGAGAATCGGTAACCATTCCGGTAAGGGTCATGGTTCGTCCTCATGCACGGTCTTTCCGATATGACGAAGAGGATATTGAAGTGATGCGGCGGGATATCACTCATATAGGTTCGGTGGGAGGTCTTGGGATTGTTATAGGGATGCTACAGCATGACAGGACTGTAGACGAGGAGAATCTAAGGACTCTCTTGCATGCCGCAGACGGAATGGAGGTTACCTTCCATCGGGCCTTTGACGAGGTGCGAAACCAACCTGAGGCGCTGAAAGTATTGTCTCAATATCCAGAGATCACCGATATCCTTACCTCTGGAGGTGCTGCAACTGCACCGGAAGGCGCAGACCAATTAGCGAAGCTGAATAGCCTGGCCGCAGGACAATCTCTGGCGATTTTGGCGGGGGCAGGTCTCACAGAACACAATCTCGAAGCCTTTCTTCAGCAATCAGGTGTAAGGAGAGTGCATTTCGGTTCAGCTGTAAGAGTAAATGGTGATCCGTTAATGCTTATAGATATGGAACGGCTGAAGGCCATCCGAGCTATTTTGAATTCAAGCAAGTAA
- a CDS encoding alpha-glucuronidase family glycosyl hydrolase — MSKQGAVKEYADSPLYKAWLQYSPVENQIIRNQYGRLLSRIVVDAELTGVVAAAVEELLRGARSMLDVEPAIMTEIPKGSYLHIRLIEDAGYRRNEGQRWKLERDAFTLRQVQTLEEDRLQLIGGSAAGVLYGVFELLRFISLGISPEGLVIEECPSNRLRMMNQWDNADATIERGYAGNSIFYESGRIVKDVSRVRDYARLLSSVGINGISINNVNVHDIETSFITDEFLPDVARLADLFRAYGITLFLSINFAAPITIGGLDTADPLDDTVRAWWGNAVSRIYEYIPDFGGFLVKADSEHRPGPYAYGRDHADGANMLAEALETYGGIVIWRCFVYDCMQDWRDRTTDRARAAYEHFKPLDGRFCDNVILQIKNGPMDFQVREPVSPLFGAMKDTNQIIEYQITQEYTGQQRHLCYLIPQWKRVLDFDTQATGAGSDVKRVVSGSLFGMKYSGIAAVSNIGDDENWTGHPLAQANLYGYGRLTWNSDLTSEEIAEEWTRMTFGNDITVVSTVLQMLIQSWPIYENYTSPLGVGWMVTPHYHYGPDVDGYEYSRWGTYHFADRNGVGVDRTKATGTGYAAQYFPPHAEMYESLERCPDELLLFFHHVPYVHRLQSGKTVIQHIYDTHFLGVEQAEQLQQNWAALSGLVDTARYEQVAGRLAEQVEHAQYWRDVINTYFYRKSGIPDVNGRTIY, encoded by the coding sequence GTGAGTAAACAAGGGGCGGTTAAGGAATATGCGGATAGTCCTTTATATAAAGCTTGGCTGCAATATTCTCCTGTAGAAAACCAGATCATTCGGAATCAATACGGCAGACTTCTTAGCCGAATAGTTGTGGACGCAGAGTTGACAGGTGTTGTGGCAGCAGCGGTCGAGGAACTGCTGCGGGGTGCCCGTTCTATGTTGGATGTGGAACCCGCAATAATGACCGAAATTCCTAAGGGCTCCTATCTCCATATCCGCCTAATTGAGGATGCGGGGTATAGACGTAATGAAGGACAGCGCTGGAAGCTGGAACGAGATGCTTTTACTTTAAGGCAGGTTCAAACGCTTGAGGAGGATCGGCTACAATTGATCGGAGGCTCAGCAGCAGGAGTGTTGTACGGTGTTTTTGAGCTGTTACGCTTTATTTCTTTAGGGATAAGTCCCGAGGGTCTGGTGATAGAGGAATGTCCTTCCAACCGGCTTCGCATGATGAATCAATGGGATAACGCCGATGCTACAATAGAACGCGGTTATGCTGGGAACTCCATTTTTTATGAAAGTGGAAGAATCGTAAAGGATGTAAGTAGGGTCAGAGACTATGCCCGACTATTGTCCTCTGTAGGAATTAACGGAATATCCATTAATAATGTCAATGTTCACGATATTGAGACTTCATTTATAACAGACGAATTTTTGCCGGATGTTGCTCGTCTTGCTGACCTCTTCAGAGCCTATGGGATCACCCTATTTCTAAGTATTAATTTTGCGGCACCGATTACGATTGGTGGACTGGATACCGCCGATCCGTTGGATGATACGGTTCGGGCTTGGTGGGGAAACGCAGTGAGTCGGATATATGAGTATATTCCTGATTTCGGCGGTTTTCTGGTTAAGGCAGATTCGGAGCACCGTCCAGGACCTTATGCATATGGACGGGATCACGCCGATGGCGCGAATATGCTGGCAGAGGCATTGGAGACCTATGGTGGAATAGTGATATGGCGATGCTTCGTTTATGACTGCATGCAGGATTGGCGGGATCGTACCACGGACCGAGCACGGGCGGCTTATGAGCATTTCAAACCATTGGATGGCAGGTTCTGCGACAATGTTATTTTGCAGATTAAAAATGGACCCATGGATTTTCAGGTTCGTGAACCCGTTTCTCCGCTGTTTGGAGCCATGAAGGACACCAATCAAATCATTGAATATCAAATTACGCAGGAATATACCGGACAGCAGCGCCATCTTTGCTATTTAATCCCGCAGTGGAAACGGGTGCTTGATTTCGATACTCAGGCTACAGGTGCTGGCAGCGATGTGAAAAGGGTGGTGTCCGGCTCGCTATTTGGAATGAAATACAGCGGTATAGCAGCAGTATCGAATATCGGTGATGATGAGAATTGGACAGGACATCCCTTGGCGCAGGCTAACCTATACGGCTACGGACGTCTTACGTGGAATTCCGATTTAACCTCTGAAGAAATTGCGGAAGAGTGGACGCGGATGACTTTTGGAAATGACATAACAGTCGTGAGTACTGTCCTCCAAATGTTAATACAGTCTTGGCCAATATATGAAAATTACACGTCACCACTTGGTGTGGGCTGGATGGTAACCCCTCACTATCATTATGGCCCGGATGTAGACGGTTACGAATATTCACGGTGGGGCACTTATCATTTTGCAGACCGGAACGGTGTGGGGGTCGATCGTACAAAGGCGACGGGTACAGGCTACGCCGCTCAGTATTTTCCGCCCCATGCTGAAATGTATGAGTCATTGGAACGATGTCCGGATGAACTGCTTCTGTTCTTTCACCATGTTCCCTATGTCCATCGTCTGCAATCGGGAAAAACGGTCATTCAGCATATCTACGATACCCATTTTCTCGGAGTGGAACAGGCGGAACAATTACAACAGAACTGGGCGGCCCTTTCAGGTCTAGTCGACACGGCTCGTTACGAACAGGTTGCAGGCCGACTGGCTGAACAGGTTGAACATGCCCAATATTGGCGAGATGTTATCAATACGTACTTTTATCGCAAATCCGGTATTCCAGATGTAAATGGCAGAACGATCTATTAA
- a CDS encoding carbohydrate ABC transporter permease, whose protein sequence is MGNQQISPQKTAGIAMKKRIGSNGIEPVLFNTFNTIFMIILVTVTLYPFLNTIAVSLNAGNDTIRGGIYLWPRQWTTQNYKAVFASGTIYNAFWISVARTVISTLLNIFLTTMLAYTLSRKEYVFRKSITVIFVLTMYFSAGLIPGYFLIKQLHLLNTFWVYVIPSMISAFNMIVIRTYIGTLPESLIESAKIDGAGDFKIFMRIIFPLCKPVLATIALFVAVGAWNSWFDAFLYTSSRQELSTLQYELMKLLSSTMNSNSNPNVAAGIGMKENSALSMVTPISIRAAVTIVASVPILCVYPFLQKYFVVGLNVGSVKE, encoded by the coding sequence ATGGGAAATCAACAGATTAGTCCTCAGAAAACTGCAGGCATTGCAATGAAGAAACGAATAGGATCAAATGGTATCGAGCCTGTTCTGTTTAATACATTTAACACTATTTTCATGATCATTCTGGTAACGGTGACGTTATATCCATTCCTTAATACAATTGCTGTCTCGTTAAATGCGGGGAACGATACGATTCGCGGCGGGATTTACTTGTGGCCACGGCAATGGACGACGCAGAATTATAAGGCGGTTTTTGCTTCAGGAACGATTTATAATGCGTTTTGGATTTCGGTAGCGCGGACAGTTATCTCTACGCTGTTAAACATTTTTCTCACCACCATGCTTGCCTACACCTTAAGTCGAAAGGAATACGTGTTTCGCAAGTCGATCACGGTTATATTTGTGCTCACGATGTATTTCAGTGCAGGCTTAATCCCGGGATATTTCCTGATTAAACAGTTGCATTTGCTCAATACCTTTTGGGTATATGTTATACCGTCTATGATTAGTGCCTTTAACATGATTGTAATAAGAACATATATTGGGACGCTCCCTGAAAGCCTCATAGAATCAGCAAAAATTGATGGCGCAGGAGACTTTAAAATTTTCATGAGAATTATTTTCCCTTTATGTAAGCCGGTGCTGGCAACGATTGCTCTTTTTGTCGCTGTCGGGGCATGGAATTCTTGGTTTGATGCCTTCCTGTATACGTCTTCAAGACAAGAGCTGAGTACTTTGCAGTATGAACTGATGAAGCTGCTCTCCTCGACCATGAATTCCAATAGTAACCCGAATGTTGCAGCAGGAATAGGGATGAAGGAGAATTCTGCACTGTCGATGGTGACTCCGATATCGATCCGCGCTGCGGTGACGATTGTAGCATCCGTACCCATTTTATGTGTCTATCCGTTCTTGCAGAAGTATTTTGTGGTGGGCTTAAATGTGGGGAGTGTTAAAGAGTAA
- a CDS encoding glycosyl hydrolase family 8 has product MIDYKGAFHTGEYRNVLEEYGYDPLLIQERLADTWRVLFEGDEDARIFHNQGEDLGYMLDTGNLDARSEGMSYGMMMAVQLGHKEVFDRLWRWTKRYMYMETGENSGYFAWSCNPDGSRLSDGPAPDGEEFFAMALLFASHRWGDGEAPLNYGTQARDLLRTCIHKGEDGIGHPMWNPQNKLIKFVPNCEYSDPSYHLPHFYELFALWAYPEDRHFWKKAAEASRDYLRSACHPVTGLSPEYAYYDGTPNNERGYGHFYSDSYRVAANIGLDWEWFREDHWACEEANRIQAFFADKQPEDYRRYAINGEAFEEKALHPVGLLSTNAMASLAATGDNARASVELFWNTPLRTGPRRYYDNCLYLFTLLALSGNYRIWTPE; this is encoded by the coding sequence ATGATAGATTACAAAGGCGCTTTTCATACCGGAGAATATCGGAATGTACTGGAGGAATACGGATACGATCCTCTGCTAATTCAGGAACGTTTGGCTGATACATGGCGGGTGCTGTTTGAAGGAGACGAAGATGCGCGGATCTTTCATAATCAAGGGGAAGATCTTGGCTATATGCTGGATACAGGCAACCTTGATGCAAGAAGTGAAGGCATGTCTTACGGCATGATGATGGCCGTTCAACTGGGTCATAAAGAGGTGTTCGACAGGCTATGGCGATGGACCAAACGTTATATGTATATGGAAACCGGTGAAAACTCGGGATACTTTGCCTGGTCCTGCAACCCGGATGGTTCGCGTCTGTCAGATGGACCGGCACCGGATGGGGAGGAGTTTTTTGCGATGGCCCTGTTGTTCGCTTCTCACCGATGGGGAGATGGCGAAGCCCCTTTAAATTACGGTACACAAGCTCGTGATCTACTCCGTACTTGTATTCATAAAGGGGAAGACGGAATTGGCCATCCGATGTGGAATCCGCAAAATAAGCTGATCAAATTCGTACCTAACTGTGAATATTCAGATCCATCCTATCACCTGCCTCATTTCTATGAGTTGTTCGCGCTTTGGGCCTATCCTGAGGATCGCCACTTCTGGAAGAAGGCTGCTGAAGCCAGCCGGGATTATTTGAGAAGTGCCTGCCATCCTGTAACGGGATTGTCACCGGAGTACGCTTATTATGACGGCACACCCAATAACGAGAGAGGCTATGGTCATTTCTATAGCGATTCTTATCGCGTAGCTGCGAATATTGGTTTGGATTGGGAGTGGTTTCGTGAAGACCATTGGGCATGTGAGGAAGCCAACCGGATTCAAGCCTTTTTTGCAGACAAACAGCCCGAAGATTACAGAAGATATGCGATAAACGGAGAGGCTTTTGAAGAGAAAGCTCTACATCCTGTGGGGCTATTATCTACGAATGCGATGGCTTCTCTGGCGGCAACGGGAGATAATGCCCGGGCAAGCGTAGAATTATTCTGGAATACACCTCTTCGGACAGGGCCTAGAAGGTATTACGATAACTGCCTCTATTTATTTACGCTGCTGGCGTTGAGCGGTAATTATAGAATTTGGACCCCTGAATAA
- a CDS encoding ABC transporter permease: MDETLARKKVVRHPKKPKKQPITWSIIKSQNQLIWMSVPLLFYIILFAYVPVWGWTMAFQNYRPGRPFSEQKWVGFDQFKFLLTDDNFLRVFRNTLAMGLINMILGFVTAIVLALLLNEIRKVFWKRTVQTISYLPHFLSWIIVTGIVATSLSINDGIINIVLMKLHLIREPILWLSEGKYFWGIVGASHVWKEVGWNTIIYLAAIASIDPALYEAAEIDGANRYKKMAFVTLPGIKATIVILLIMSVGHVLEAGFEVQYLLGNGLVVDWSETIDIFVLKYGIAQGNYSLATAGGIFKTVVSITLLLLANWTAKRLGEERLL, from the coding sequence ATGGATGAGACCTTAGCGAGAAAAAAAGTCGTCCGGCATCCTAAAAAACCAAAGAAGCAACCGATCACTTGGTCGATTATAAAAAGCCAAAACCAATTGATATGGATGTCTGTGCCGTTATTGTTCTATATTATTCTTTTTGCATACGTTCCTGTATGGGGATGGACTATGGCCTTTCAGAATTACAGACCGGGGCGCCCTTTTAGTGAACAAAAGTGGGTGGGCTTCGATCAATTTAAGTTTCTTCTTACCGATGATAACTTCCTAAGAGTATTTCGGAATACACTTGCTATGGGTTTGATTAATATGATCCTCGGCTTTGTGACTGCAATCGTACTGGCATTATTATTGAATGAAATTCGGAAGGTATTCTGGAAGAGAACCGTACAGACCATTTCCTATTTGCCTCACTTTCTTTCATGGATCATAGTTACCGGGATTGTGGCGACTTCGTTGTCAATCAATGACGGTATTATCAACATTGTGCTAATGAAGCTGCATCTTATTCGTGAACCGATTCTATGGCTCAGTGAAGGGAAATATTTCTGGGGAATTGTCGGGGCTTCACATGTCTGGAAAGAAGTTGGATGGAACACGATCATTTATTTGGCTGCTATTGCCTCTATCGATCCTGCTTTATATGAAGCTGCTGAAATTGACGGAGCGAATCGTTATAAGAAAATGGCGTTTGTTACCTTACCAGGCATTAAAGCAACAATAGTGATTTTATTAATAATGTCCGTAGGACATGTACTAGAAGCTGGATTTGAAGTGCAGTATTTGCTGGGCAACGGTCTCGTTGTCGATTGGTCGGAAACCATTGATATTTTCGTATTGAAATACGGGATCGCCCAAGGAAATTATTCATTAGCCACTGCAGGTGGTATTTTCAAAACGGTCGTTAGTATAACTTTGCTGCTGTTGGCGAACTGGACTGCTAAACGGCTTGGGGAAGAGAGGCTGTTATAG
- a CDS encoding endo-1,4-beta-xylanase, translating to MRDLNSYTEPALKSVFAEDFKIGAAVNPLTIQSQEELLAYHFNSITAENEMKFASLHPVEIVYSFGDADRLVAFARKHNMAMRGHTLLWHNQTSDWLFEDRNGGPASKELLLDRLKSHIHTVVGRYKEDIYAWDVVNEAIADEGDQLLRPSKWIEIAGTDFIAKAFEYAHEADPKALLFYNDYNESDPNKRDKIYTLVKSLLEQGVPIHGVGLQAHWNLYDPTLDDIRAAIEKYAALGLQLQLTELDVSMFRFEDKRTDLTAPGADLLQWQAERYEALFRLLKEYRNVISSVTFWGAADDYTWLDDFPVRGRKNWPFLFDEQHRPKPAFDRIANLGKYGE from the coding sequence ATGAGAGATTTGAACAGTTACACAGAGCCTGCACTGAAATCCGTATTTGCTGAAGATTTTAAGATCGGTGCAGCCGTGAACCCATTGACCATACAGTCGCAGGAAGAGCTATTAGCCTATCACTTCAATAGTATTACAGCTGAGAATGAAATGAAGTTCGCTAGCCTGCATCCTGTGGAAATTGTTTACTCCTTTGGTGATGCAGATCGGCTAGTGGCTTTTGCCCGAAAGCATAACATGGCTATGCGCGGACATACACTGCTCTGGCACAATCAGACGAGTGATTGGCTGTTTGAGGACAGGAATGGCGGACCTGCAAGCAAAGAACTTTTGCTTGACCGACTTAAATCTCATATCCATACAGTGGTTGGACGTTATAAGGAGGATATTTATGCCTGGGATGTAGTGAACGAGGCTATTGCGGATGAGGGAGATCAGCTTCTCCGTCCGTCCAAGTGGATTGAGATAGCCGGAACCGATTTCATCGCTAAAGCGTTTGAGTACGCCCACGAAGCAGATCCGAAAGCCTTGCTGTTCTATAACGACTATAACGAATCCGACCCAAACAAAAGAGATAAAATTTACACGCTTGTGAAGTCGTTGCTTGAACAGGGAGTACCTATCCACGGCGTTGGCTTGCAGGCACATTGGAATTTATACGATCCAACTCTAGATGACATTCGTGCTGCTATCGAGAAATATGCTGCGTTAGGTCTGCAACTGCAGCTTACGGAGTTGGATGTATCTATGTTCCGGTTCGAGGATAAAAGAACAGATTTGACTGCGCCCGGTGCTGACCTTCTTCAATGGCAGGCAGAGCGGTACGAAGCTTTATTTCGACTGCTGAAGGAATACCGTAACGTGATCAGCTCGGTCACTTTCTGGGGAGCGGCTGACGATTATACGTGGTTGGATGATTTCCCTGTACGTGGTCGGAAAAATTGGCCCTTTCTGTTCGATGAGCAGCACCGGCCGAAGCCTGCCTTCGATCGGATCGCTAATCTAGGTAAATATGGTGAGTAA
- a CDS encoding cellulase family glycosylhydrolase: MLKRSTKLALVFTIMIALILPFVGGTKAEAANGFYVSGSTLKDANGNDFVMRGVNNAHAWYDTQAYNALPTINNNKANTVRIVWTLGGTASRLQQIIDRCKELGLVAMIELHDGTGSDDAVLLNQMAQYFTRSDIKPIMTSNEKYVLVNIANEWGGSSLSDTAWRDAYKTAISTLRNGGIHNTLVVDASGWGQNSSPIKTYGNTLLTHDPDHNTMFSIHMYGSWNDSSRIGTELQAIKNLGLAVMIGEFGYNYNNGNNNLVCTVNAQEVMNQAQSKGIGYLAWSWTGNDTANAWLDLVSGSDWQTFTSWGNLVFNGTNGIKATSVKASIFNTGGTGTTLYDFEGGSALGWTGSNVGGGPWSVTDWATSGSSSLKADVKLGGGQFILNRITAHNFSGKQSLKAKVKHANWGTIGNGLQAKLYIKTGSDYTWYDSGAVQINSSSATTLTLNLSGVANLGDVKEVGIQFISPTNSSGSTSIYVDSVVVQ, translated from the coding sequence ATGTTAAAACGCAGCACAAAGCTCGCACTCGTATTCACGATAATGATCGCATTAATTTTACCTTTTGTAGGGGGAACGAAAGCCGAAGCGGCTAATGGTTTTTATGTAAGCGGTTCCACTTTGAAGGATGCCAATGGTAATGATTTTGTCATGCGGGGAGTTAACAATGCTCATGCTTGGTACGATACGCAAGCCTATAATGCACTACCAACCATCAACAATAACAAGGCGAACACGGTTCGAATTGTCTGGACGTTGGGTGGAACCGCATCTCGTTTACAGCAAATCATCGATCGTTGTAAAGAACTTGGCCTAGTTGCGATGATCGAGCTTCATGATGGTACAGGTTCAGATGATGCTGTACTTCTGAACCAAATGGCACAGTACTTCACCCGTAGTGATATTAAACCGATTATGACCAGTAATGAAAAGTACGTCCTTGTGAATATTGCGAACGAATGGGGAGGCAGCAGCCTCTCGGATACCGCTTGGCGTGATGCTTACAAAACAGCTATTTCAACCCTTCGTAACGGGGGAATACACAATACGCTAGTAGTTGACGCATCAGGCTGGGGACAAAACTCATCCCCAATCAAGACTTACGGAAATACCCTTCTGACTCATGATCCGGATCATAACACGATGTTCTCCATTCATATGTACGGCTCTTGGAACGATTCTTCCCGCATTGGCACCGAACTTCAGGCTATCAAAAATTTAGGGCTTGCTGTAATGATTGGTGAATTCGGTTACAACTATAATAACGGGAATAACAACCTGGTTTGCACAGTAAACGCTCAAGAGGTTATGAACCAAGCACAGTCCAAAGGTATCGGGTATTTAGCTTGGTCCTGGACGGGAAATGATACTGCCAATGCATGGCTTGATTTAGTATCCGGTAGTGATTGGCAGACATTTACATCCTGGGGCAACTTAGTTTTCAATGGTACCAACGGAATAAAGGCTACCTCGGTGAAAGCTTCTATTTTTAATACTGGAGGCACGGGTACCACTCTCTATGATTTTGAAGGAGGTAGTGCTCTAGGTTGGACGGGTTCTAATGTTGGGGGTGGACCATGGTCTGTAACGGATTGGGCTACTAGTGGATCAAGCTCGTTAAAAGCAGATGTGAAACTAGGCGGTGGCCAATTCATATTAAACCGCATAACTGCTCATAACTTCAGCGGCAAACAATCACTGAAGGCTAAGGTAAAACACGCGAACTGGGGAACTATTGGTAATGGACTTCAAGCTAAACTCTATATCAAAACAGGTTCAGATTATACCTGGTATGACTCGGGAGCTGTACAAATCAATTCATCGAGTGCAACGACATTAACCTTGAATCTATCCGGCGTTGCCAATTTAGGAGATGTAAAAGAAGTGGGTATACAGTTCATATCACCTACCAATTCAAGCGGTTCCACTTCTATTTATGTAGATAGTGTTGTTGTACAGTAA
- a CDS encoding GNAT family N-acetyltransferase has translation MNTNIRLTLVESLDTELELSLSRLLISVVEDGASIGFLPPVKHEEAHLYWQNVIQPGTMLWIAKEKDIIVGTIQLQLASKANARHRAEMAKLMVHPEHRRKGIAGLLLSTAEAAAVSEARELIVLDTREGDPSNILYQSRGYIEGGRIPYYVRSANGELHATVIYYKKL, from the coding sequence ATGAACACTAATATTAGACTGACTTTAGTAGAATCGTTAGATACGGAACTGGAACTGAGCTTAAGCCGTTTACTGATTAGTGTGGTTGAGGACGGGGCATCCATCGGTTTCTTGCCACCGGTGAAACACGAAGAGGCTCATCTGTATTGGCAGAACGTAATCCAACCCGGAACTATGCTCTGGATAGCCAAAGAGAAAGATATAATCGTAGGTACTATACAACTGCAGTTGGCCTCCAAAGCTAACGCCAGGCACCGTGCTGAAATGGCAAAGTTAATGGTACATCCTGAACACCGCAGAAAGGGAATTGCCGGTCTGCTGTTGAGCACAGCCGAGGCTGCTGCGGTTTCTGAAGCAAGAGAACTTATTGTGCTCGATACCCGGGAAGGCGATCCTTCCAATATTCTATATCAATCCCGGGGATATATTGAAGGTGGCCGAATTCCATACTATGTACGGTCTGCGAACGGTGAACTTCATGCGACTGTTATATATTATAAGAAGCTGTGA